Proteins encoded in a region of the Haloglomus salinum genome:
- a CDS encoding DUF6276 family protein, producing MRCPVCNAAVVTFDVPEEYRGHLPAETEHAGLCSRCLRLHPADEGGGDFEQLGEEFPQDPDVAVPMAIAIGLLDSLALNRRDIEELLDVVIDAGVDPIMTVDRLQTQGSTDPAVDLNRRMEQLQQLINAGSEEEAA from the coding sequence ATGCGCTGCCCCGTCTGTAACGCGGCCGTCGTGACGTTCGACGTGCCCGAGGAGTACCGTGGCCACCTCCCGGCCGAGACCGAACACGCCGGCCTCTGCTCGCGCTGTCTCCGGCTCCACCCCGCCGACGAGGGTGGTGGTGACTTCGAACAGCTGGGCGAGGAGTTCCCCCAGGACCCCGACGTGGCCGTGCCGATGGCCATCGCCATCGGCCTGCTGGATTCGCTCGCGCTCAACCGCCGGGATATCGAGGAGCTGCTGGATGTCGTCATCGACGCCGGCGTCGACCCCATCATGACCGTCGACCGGCTCCAGACCCAGGGCTCGACGGATCCGGCGGTCGACCTGAACCGGCGGATGGAGCAGCTCCAGCAGCTCATCAACGCGGGCAGCGAGGAGGAAGCGGCGTAG
- the glnA gene encoding type I glutamate--ammonia ligase produces MTNDNLSAEAEQVVEEIEEKNVDFLRLQFTDILGTVKNVSVPADQAEKAFTEGIYFDGSSIEGFVRIQESDMRLKPDPETFAVLPWRNTEEHASARLICDVINTSTGEPFEGDPRYVLKQALERADDLGYTVNAAPEPEFFLFEEDENGRATTKTNDAGGYFDLAPKDLASDVRRDIIYGLEDMGFDIEASHHEVAQGQHEINFEYDDALTTADNVGTFRTVVRAIAAQHDLHATFMPKPIPRINGSGMHTHFSLFQDGENAFHDEDDEFNLSETAKQFTAGILEHAPALAAVTNPTVNSYKRLVPGYEAPVYVAWSDRNRSALIRKPAARVPAASRIEARFPDPSCNPYLAFAVLIHAGLDGIERGLECDDPVRENIYDFDEAKREEYGIETLPTNLGEAIDELEADETILDALGPHIGEKFVEAKNEEFQDYLVDVSEWELDRYLETF; encoded by the coding sequence ATGACGAACGATAACCTCTCTGCGGAGGCGGAACAGGTGGTCGAGGAGATCGAGGAGAAGAACGTCGACTTCCTCCGGCTCCAGTTCACGGACATCCTGGGAACGGTCAAGAACGTGTCCGTCCCGGCCGACCAGGCCGAGAAGGCGTTCACCGAGGGCATCTACTTCGACGGCTCCTCCATCGAGGGGTTCGTCCGCATCCAGGAGTCGGACATGCGGCTCAAGCCCGACCCCGAGACGTTCGCGGTACTCCCGTGGCGGAACACCGAGGAGCACGCCTCGGCACGCCTCATCTGTGACGTCATCAACACCTCGACGGGCGAGCCGTTCGAGGGCGACCCGCGCTACGTCCTCAAGCAGGCCCTGGAGCGCGCCGACGACCTCGGGTACACGGTCAACGCCGCGCCCGAGCCGGAGTTCTTCCTGTTCGAGGAGGACGAGAACGGTCGCGCGACGACGAAGACCAACGACGCCGGCGGCTACTTCGACCTCGCGCCGAAGGACCTCGCCTCCGATGTCCGCCGTGACATCATCTACGGGCTGGAGGACATGGGCTTCGACATCGAGGCCTCCCACCACGAGGTGGCCCAGGGCCAGCACGAGATCAACTTCGAGTACGACGACGCGCTCACCACGGCCGACAACGTCGGCACCTTCCGGACGGTCGTCCGCGCCATCGCGGCCCAGCACGACCTCCACGCGACGTTCATGCCCAAGCCCATCCCGCGCATCAACGGCTCCGGCATGCACACCCACTTCTCGCTGTTCCAGGACGGCGAGAACGCGTTCCACGACGAGGACGACGAGTTCAATCTGAGCGAGACGGCCAAGCAGTTCACCGCCGGTATCCTCGAGCACGCGCCCGCGCTCGCCGCGGTCACGAACCCGACGGTGAACAGCTACAAGCGACTCGTCCCCGGCTACGAGGCACCCGTCTACGTGGCGTGGTCCGACCGGAACCGCTCGGCGCTCATCCGCAAGCCCGCCGCGCGCGTCCCGGCAGCCAGCCGCATCGAGGCCCGCTTCCCCGACCCGTCGTGTAACCCCTACCTCGCGTTCGCCGTGCTCATCCACGCCGGTCTCGACGGCATCGAGCGCGGCCTGGAGTGCGACGACCCCGTCCGCGAGAACATCTACGACTTCGACGAGGCCAAGCGCGAGGAGTACGGCATCGAGACGCTGCCGACCAACCTCGGCGAGGCCATCGACGAGCTCGAAGCGGACGAGACCATCCTCGACGCGCTCGGCCCGCACATCGGCGAGAAGTTCGTCGAGGCCAAGAACGAGGAGTTCCAGGACTACCTCGTCGACGTCTCCGAGTGGGAGCTCGACCGGTACCTCGAGACCTTCTAA
- the lrp gene encoding HTH-type transcriptional regulator Lrp — MTYENLDRRLINALLNDGRASLRSLAEDLDVSVTTVSNHLSDLEEQGIIRGYTPVVDYGELGYDVTAIIQLKVEGDALPDITDRLQEHRQMVSVYEVTGDHDIVAIGKFTDTDHMNEGIKELLIDPDIKESNTSVVLNTVIEHEQFDLDFE, encoded by the coding sequence ATGACCTACGAGAACCTGGACCGCCGCCTCATCAACGCCCTGCTCAACGACGGGCGCGCATCGCTCCGCAGCCTCGCCGAGGACCTCGATGTCTCCGTCACGACCGTCTCGAACCACCTCTCCGACCTCGAGGAGCAGGGTATCATCCGCGGCTACACGCCCGTCGTCGACTACGGCGAACTCGGGTACGACGTCACCGCCATCATCCAGCTCAAGGTCGAGGGGGACGCCCTCCCCGACATCACCGATCGACTCCAGGAGCACCGGCAGATGGTCTCGGTGTACGAGGTGACCGGCGACCACGACATCGTCGCCATCGGGAAGTTCACCGACACGGACCACATGAACGAGGGCATCAAGGAGCTGCTCATCGACCCGGACATCAAGGAGTCCAACACCAGTGTCGTGCTCAACACGGTCATCGAGCACGAGCAGTTCGATCTGGATTTCGAGTAA
- a CDS encoding phosphatase PAP2 family protein — protein sequence MSASGHDALRRVAVVLTTRGVGLESLFTGLPLALLVGFAALTQLGDVWFYFLTLATAYWVGDTVAGSDRRHAAFLLGCALTALALSTTLKGYFALPRPPGAGVAVGADRLPGALRAFYVDAATADGTGFPSGHALGAALVWGGAALTLETDRRTRLAGGAAVVLLVGLSRVGLGVHYLVDVLAGWAIGGAALTILLRVGGDRNPGRVFSLAALVALAGAVANFDATHLTALGATLGARISWGAVGEDALRAPTSLRSGLVLTAVGLPVLGGPFFYLYAVEPGPTVAFAASAVITASVLVLPLVGDVVRKSI from the coding sequence ATGTCCGCATCCGGCCACGACGCGCTCCGCCGGGTCGCCGTCGTGCTCACGACCCGCGGTGTCGGGCTCGAATCACTGTTCACCGGCCTCCCCCTCGCGCTGCTGGTCGGCTTCGCCGCCCTGACCCAGCTCGGCGACGTCTGGTTCTACTTCCTCACGCTCGCGACCGCCTACTGGGTCGGTGACACCGTCGCCGGCAGCGACCGCCGGCACGCCGCCTTCCTGCTCGGCTGTGCGCTGACCGCGCTTGCGCTCTCGACGACGCTCAAGGGCTACTTCGCACTCCCGCGCCCGCCCGGCGCGGGCGTGGCCGTCGGTGCCGACCGGCTCCCCGGCGCCCTGCGGGCGTTCTACGTCGACGCGGCGACGGCCGACGGGACCGGTTTCCCCTCCGGGCACGCGCTCGGTGCGGCCCTCGTCTGGGGCGGCGCCGCGCTCACACTGGAGACCGACCGCCGGACGCGGCTCGCGGGCGGGGCGGCGGTCGTGCTGCTGGTGGGCCTCTCGCGCGTCGGGCTCGGCGTCCACTACCTCGTGGACGTGCTCGCGGGCTGGGCTATCGGTGGCGCCGCGCTCACCATCCTGCTCCGGGTCGGCGGTGACCGGAACCCGGGACGTGTCTTCTCGTTGGCCGCGCTGGTGGCGCTCGCCGGCGCTGTCGCGAACTTCGACGCCACGCACCTGACCGCGCTCGGGGCCACGCTCGGGGCACGCATCTCGTGGGGGGCGGTCGGCGAGGACGCACTCCGGGCGCCCACGAGCCTCCGGTCCGGCCTCGTCCTCACGGCCGTCGGACTCCCGGTGCTCGGGGGACCGTTCTTCTACCTCTACGCGGTCGAGCCCGGTCCCACCGTCGCGTTCGCCGCCAGCGCGGTCATCACCGCCAGCGTTCTGGTGTTGCCGCTGGTTGGAGATGTCGTGCGGAAGAGCATCTGA
- a CDS encoding YihY/virulence factor BrkB family protein, translated as MNQRASRLADVTRTTVRAVRSDQITFIAASLSYYAFISLIPLLLLAIVTASVFGGEQLAAGLADRAATAFGDQAGDAVRGALTSAAGQGGATLVGLAVLLWSGLKLFRGMDVAFSTVYGAPLPEGIIEQVRDAFITLVAVGLGIAATVLLGFLIAQVDIPALGIDLANVIGTLLLVVGLAAAFFPLYYFLPAQNVTPREALPGALFAAVGWTALQTGFRVYAAGAGTSAYGVLGAALLLVTFLYFGALILLVGVALNAANAGRLAEDDIETEMESIDSEKRDSDMTERDTELNLDIDTEELDDEELRRAVEGLREDLADFEERIDDRTVHREEITDELKHYVRGQVRKGKARGWGPYLVLLYGTAMTLGAFYLLGDIAAVLAMFVIWLSTLGLYTLMLLVGAGVGAARAPGRMKDRIDEFRS; from the coding sequence ATGAACCAGCGGGCGTCGCGACTGGCAGACGTGACCCGGACGACCGTCCGGGCGGTCCGGTCGGACCAGATCACGTTCATCGCGGCCAGTCTCTCCTACTACGCGTTCATCTCGCTGATCCCGCTGTTGTTGCTGGCCATCGTCACTGCGAGCGTGTTCGGCGGCGAACAGCTCGCCGCCGGGCTCGCAGACCGGGCCGCCACCGCCTTCGGCGACCAGGCCGGGGATGCCGTCCGAGGTGCACTCACTTCCGCCGCCGGACAGGGGGGCGCCACCCTCGTCGGCCTGGCGGTGTTGCTGTGGTCCGGACTGAAGCTGTTCCGGGGCATGGATGTCGCCTTCTCGACGGTGTACGGGGCACCGCTCCCGGAGGGCATCATCGAGCAGGTCCGAGACGCGTTCATCACGCTGGTCGCGGTCGGCCTCGGCATCGCCGCGACGGTCCTTCTGGGCTTTCTCATCGCACAGGTCGACATCCCTGCGCTGGGCATCGACCTCGCGAACGTCATCGGCACGCTCCTGCTCGTCGTGGGGCTGGCGGCGGCCTTCTTCCCGCTCTACTACTTCCTCCCCGCCCAGAACGTGACCCCGCGAGAGGCGCTCCCCGGCGCCCTCTTCGCGGCCGTCGGCTGGACCGCGCTCCAGACAGGCTTCCGGGTCTACGCCGCGGGCGCCGGTACCAGCGCCTACGGTGTCCTCGGGGCTGCACTCCTTCTAGTGACGTTCCTCTACTTCGGCGCCCTCATCCTCCTCGTCGGTGTGGCCCTGAACGCGGCCAACGCGGGACGGCTGGCGGAGGACGACATCGAGACCGAGATGGAGAGCATCGACAGCGAGAAGCGGGACTCAGACATGACCGAACGAGATACCGAGCTGAATCTGGACATCGACACCGAGGAACTGGACGACGAGGAACTCCGGCGAGCGGTCGAGGGGCTCCGCGAGGACCTCGCGGACTTCGAGGAGCGCATCGACGACCGGACCGTCCACCGCGAGGAGATCACGGACGAACTCAAACACTACGTCCGCGGACAGGTCCGCAAGGGGAAGGCCCGCGGCTGGGGCCCCTACCTCGTCCTGCTGTACGGGACCGCGATGACGCTGGGTGCGTTCTATCTCCTCGGGGACATCGCCGCCGTCCTCGCCATGTTCGTCATCTGGCTCTCGACGCTCGGGCTCTACACCCTGATGCTGCTGGTCGGTGCCGGCGTCGGCGCCGCCCGCGCACCCGGGAGGATGAAGGACCGTATCGACGAGTTCCGCTCCTGA
- a CDS encoding YihY/virulence factor BrkB family protein: MATSDLSAAAREHATDAVDITRKVVERARTARVTFLAAAVAYFVAVSLLPLAVVVVIAASFLGGTDLALIIIGEVTALFGPRVDELLYRILTEKATGVQVTLVGLPVVLWGALRTFRGLDAAFEEVYGADERDSLPEALVDAAVVFTTVTLGAGLMVVVGFVVSATTPIGTILEPLALFVGLAVVFFPMYYLFPNVDPEPTEVLPGTLFTAATWTLFQAGFQSVLADISGASGVAVSSAGAFGAVLLILTWLYGGSLLLLVGATLNAVMAERVTVEGEDDLFPEYG, encoded by the coding sequence GTGGCAACCAGCGACCTCTCTGCCGCTGCCCGCGAACACGCCACCGACGCCGTCGACATCACCCGGAAGGTGGTTGAGCGGGCGCGCACGGCACGTGTCACCTTCCTGGCGGCAGCCGTCGCCTACTTCGTGGCCGTCTCGCTGCTCCCGCTCGCGGTGGTGGTGGTCATCGCCGCCTCGTTCCTGGGCGGGACGGACCTCGCACTGATCATCATCGGCGAGGTGACCGCTCTGTTCGGTCCCCGGGTCGACGAGCTGCTCTACCGGATACTCACCGAGAAGGCCACGGGCGTACAGGTGACGCTCGTGGGCCTTCCCGTCGTCCTGTGGGGAGCGCTCCGGACGTTCCGGGGGCTCGACGCCGCGTTCGAGGAGGTGTACGGCGCCGACGAGCGTGACTCGTTGCCCGAGGCGCTGGTCGATGCAGCCGTCGTCTTCACGACCGTCACCCTCGGCGCCGGGCTGATGGTCGTCGTCGGGTTCGTCGTGAGCGCGACGACGCCCATCGGCACCATCCTCGAACCGCTGGCGCTGTTCGTGGGTCTCGCGGTCGTCTTCTTCCCGATGTACTACCTGTTCCCCAACGTCGACCCGGAGCCGACGGAGGTCCTGCCGGGGACGCTGTTCACCGCGGCAACGTGGACGCTGTTCCAGGCCGGCTTCCAGTCGGTACTCGCCGACATCAGCGGGGCATCCGGCGTGGCCGTCTCCAGTGCGGGGGCGTTCGGCGCCGTGTTGCTCATCCTGACGTGGCTCTACGGCGGGAGCCTCCTGCTGCTGGTCGGAGCGACCCTCAACGCCGTCATGGCCGAGCGGGTCACGGTCGAGGGCGAGGACGACCTGTTCCCCGAGTACGGCTGA
- a CDS encoding tRNA (guanine(26)-N(2))-dimethyltransferase has translation MNVSEGRITVEVPEQPEQGAGDAVFYNPEQELNRDLTVAALRAYRERAEEEGVDGPPPRSYLDATAASGIRGVRAAAAGFEATCCDVDPEAVALARENFARNDLDGEAVHRDANALMHEDRFDVVDLDPFGTPIPFADAAFRSARTLCCVTATDTAPLCGAHFQSGVRSYGAVPRNTDFHAEMGLRILLSALVRTAARYDMAAEPILSHSAPHYARTYLELTSGAQAADSLLEELGYVDWCPDCFWRTSRRGLVHDPVAECPDCERPTKPAGPLWLGRTQEDGFLARVRTHVDEDEMGASRAVGRTLDRLDVELDEPTHYDQHRLFGNWSAPAIGMDEFIDELHEAGFEASRTHYGGTTFKTDADVAEMAALFA, from the coding sequence ATGAACGTCTCGGAGGGGAGAATCACGGTCGAGGTGCCCGAACAGCCCGAGCAGGGCGCGGGCGATGCGGTCTTCTACAACCCGGAGCAGGAGCTGAACCGGGACCTGACGGTCGCTGCGCTGCGGGCCTACCGCGAACGGGCCGAGGAGGAGGGCGTCGACGGGCCGCCGCCGCGCTCGTATCTGGACGCGACCGCCGCCTCGGGCATCCGCGGCGTTCGCGCGGCCGCCGCGGGGTTCGAGGCGACGTGCTGTGACGTGGACCCCGAGGCCGTCGCCCTGGCCCGCGAGAACTTCGCGCGCAACGACCTCGACGGCGAAGCGGTCCACCGGGACGCGAACGCGCTGATGCACGAGGACCGCTTCGACGTGGTCGACCTGGACCCGTTCGGGACGCCCATCCCGTTCGCCGACGCCGCCTTCCGGTCGGCCCGCACGCTCTGCTGTGTGACGGCCACCGATACGGCGCCGCTCTGTGGTGCCCACTTCCAGTCGGGGGTCCGGTCGTACGGCGCCGTCCCGCGGAACACGGACTTCCACGCCGAGATGGGGCTGCGCATCCTGCTGTCGGCACTCGTGCGAACGGCCGCACGCTACGACATGGCGGCCGAACCCATCCTCTCGCACTCGGCGCCCCACTACGCCCGGACGTACCTCGAACTCACCTCGGGCGCACAGGCGGCAGACAGCCTGCTGGAGGAACTGGGCTACGTGGACTGGTGCCCAGACTGCTTCTGGCGGACGTCTCGGCGGGGACTCGTCCACGACCCCGTGGCGGAGTGTCCGGACTGCGAGCGCCCGACCAAACCGGCCGGCCCGCTCTGGCTGGGACGGACCCAGGAGGACGGCTTCCTCGCGCGCGTCCGCACGCACGTCGACGAGGACGAGATGGGTGCGTCCCGCGCCGTCGGGCGGACGCTCGACCGACTCGACGTCGAGCTCGACGAGCCGACCCACTACGACCAGCACCGGCTGTTCGGGAACTGGAGCGCCCCGGCCATCGGGATGGACGAGTTCATCGACGAACTCCACGAGGCCGGCTTCGAGGCCTCGCGGACCCACTACGGCGGGACGACGTTCAAGACGGACGCCGACGTGGCCGAGATGGCCGCCCTGTTCGCCTGA
- a CDS encoding deoxyuridine 5'-triphosphate nucleotidohydrolase has product MFRSGAFVAEHITPTSEEQVQPNGVDLTLEAVFRQKGPGRITTDGKSVGPRYKQVNEPIGDALEGEAGYEHAGQDGPDREGYRLTPGNYVVRYAEVISIPEGHVGFLYPRSSLLRNSCMLNTAVWDAGYEGKGEGLLQVGHDIDIETGARVAQLVLAEAEHTGAYDGDYQGENV; this is encoded by the coding sequence ATGTTCCGCAGCGGCGCGTTCGTCGCCGAGCACATCACACCGACCAGCGAGGAGCAGGTACAGCCCAACGGCGTGGACCTCACGCTGGAGGCGGTCTTCCGCCAGAAGGGGCCCGGTCGCATCACCACGGACGGGAAGTCCGTCGGGCCGCGCTACAAGCAGGTGAACGAGCCAATCGGCGACGCGCTAGAGGGCGAGGCGGGCTACGAACACGCGGGCCAGGACGGACCCGACCGCGAGGGCTACCGGCTCACGCCCGGCAACTACGTCGTCCGGTACGCCGAGGTCATCTCCATCCCGGAGGGCCACGTCGGCTTCCTCTACCCGCGCTCGTCGCTCCTGCGCAACTCCTGTATGCTGAACACGGCGGTCTGGGACGCCGGCTACGAGGGCAAAGGCGAGGGACTCCTGCAGGTCGGCCACGACATCGACATCGAGACCGGCGCCCGGGTTGCCCAACTCGTGCTCGCCGAGGCCGAACACACCGGCGCGTACGACGGCGACTATCAGGGCGAGAACGTCTGA
- a CDS encoding S8 family peptidase, which produces MDANRRTVLKGAGAAAGGALFSTTGAAADTVRAALGDGIDAEDDDLQGALVVFEPGASYDVLDRFDLPDGTYEMDALDIVYTRATGTALRAIAGLDRVQYVEANRRIDYHNGDAQVATTAGEAQERFDLGYTGDGVHVAVIDSGVDAYHPDLQDRLRHNYQFQDPLSTDTAWTDVGPADTDDIGHGTHCSGSVVGEGNRNLEHEGMAPDADLTVYSTGAGLFILNAVAAYNHILDTLTAPVEDGGLGEELHITSNSYGSAGGNDFNPAGGQERATWRAFDAGITVVSSAGNSGPSTNTLGGAKTAPHILCIAASHDGQGEGIDATTKPTSFSSRGRTANHGQQNPESEGARWNEFPNGEGGFTGEDRRDALANVNEFNRESSSAEAFADEKQPDSLSFTAGPGADASVAADGAKVGSPTYVEYTPKNDGVGSIEATISWNPPGQDLDINLRKGGEDGPVESSAASLNNPEVLSAQVDPDATYVFEIIPYAAVQATGTIDLIERKQSADPPTGPYGVYRPSVIAPGSAVVSTMGASALKALEASYGATPADTGVFYSALSGTSMSCPVTAGVTAQVMEAYYRNNGGEYPDPEEVIRLIEGGANPNAEAAYTPYNAGAGLVDAVRTIETFAEPGNVPTYEQINLAPLGDEPVTLSATGSRQDDGQVFTAGGTNQVTVTIDILSHDVEAAREQLPDGWTVVGTNEGVTKESDTEVSFDTGMVNEATTKGESAEFSFFVEAPSDPAASNQYSLGPTEVRKNSGVDNADTFVPVSGTSSTEYVAAVGTGSPL; this is translated from the coding sequence ATGGACGCAAACCGACGGACCGTGCTGAAGGGTGCGGGTGCCGCTGCGGGTGGTGCCCTGTTCTCGACCACTGGGGCGGCCGCCGACACCGTGCGTGCGGCTCTCGGGGACGGTATCGATGCGGAGGATGACGACCTCCAGGGGGCACTGGTCGTGTTCGAGCCGGGTGCCAGCTACGACGTTCTCGACCGGTTCGACCTCCCCGACGGGACCTACGAGATGGACGCCCTCGACATCGTCTACACGCGGGCGACCGGGACGGCGCTTCGTGCCATCGCCGGTCTCGACCGGGTACAGTACGTCGAGGCGAACCGCCGTATCGACTACCACAACGGTGACGCGCAGGTCGCCACGACGGCCGGTGAGGCCCAGGAGCGTTTCGACCTGGGCTACACGGGGGACGGCGTACACGTCGCGGTCATCGACAGCGGGGTCGACGCCTACCACCCCGACCTCCAGGACCGCCTGCGACATAACTACCAGTTCCAGGACCCGCTGAGCACGGACACGGCCTGGACGGACGTCGGCCCCGCCGACACGGACGACATCGGCCACGGTACCCACTGCTCCGGGTCGGTCGTCGGCGAGGGGAACCGGAACCTCGAACACGAGGGGATGGCGCCCGACGCCGACCTGACGGTCTACTCCACGGGTGCGGGCCTGTTCATCCTCAACGCGGTCGCCGCGTACAACCACATCCTCGACACGCTCACGGCGCCCGTCGAGGACGGCGGCCTCGGCGAGGAGCTCCACATCACGTCGAACTCCTACGGCTCCGCCGGCGGCAACGATTTCAACCCCGCCGGCGGTCAGGAGCGCGCGACGTGGCGGGCGTTCGACGCCGGCATCACGGTCGTCTCCTCGGCCGGCAACAGCGGCCCGAGCACGAACACGCTGGGCGGCGCGAAGACCGCGCCCCACATCCTCTGTATCGCCGCCAGTCACGACGGCCAGGGCGAGGGCATCGACGCGACGACGAAGCCGACGAGCTTCTCCTCGCGCGGTCGGACGGCGAACCACGGCCAGCAGAACCCCGAGAGCGAGGGCGCCCGCTGGAACGAGTTCCCGAACGGCGAGGGCGGCTTCACCGGTGAGGACCGCCGGGACGCGCTGGCAAACGTCAACGAGTTCAACCGCGAGAGCAGCTCCGCCGAGGCGTTCGCCGACGAGAAGCAGCCCGACTCGCTCTCGTTCACGGCCGGTCCCGGGGCCGACGCCAGTGTCGCCGCCGACGGCGCGAAGGTCGGCTCGCCGACGTACGTGGAGTACACGCCGAAGAACGATGGCGTCGGCTCCATCGAGGCGACCATCTCCTGGAACCCGCCGGGACAGGACCTCGACATCAACCTCCGGAAGGGGGGCGAGGATGGCCCGGTCGAGAGCTCCGCGGCCTCGCTGAACAACCCCGAGGTACTCTCCGCGCAGGTCGACCCCGACGCGACGTACGTCTTCGAGATCATCCCGTACGCCGCCGTGCAGGCGACCGGGACCATCGATCTCATCGAGCGCAAGCAGTCCGCGGACCCGCCGACCGGTCCGTACGGCGTCTACCGGCCGAGCGTCATCGCACCCGGTAGCGCCGTCGTCTCGACGATGGGCGCCTCCGCGCTGAAAGCGCTGGAGGCCAGCTACGGCGCGACGCCCGCCGACACCGGCGTCTTCTACTCGGCGCTCTCGGGCACGTCGATGTCGTGTCCGGTCACCGCCGGGGTGACTGCACAGGTCATGGAGGCCTACTACCGGAACAACGGCGGCGAGTATCCCGACCCCGAGGAGGTTATCCGGCTCATCGAGGGCGGTGCCAACCCCAACGCCGAGGCGGCGTACACGCCGTACAACGCCGGTGCAGGACTGGTCGATGCCGTCCGGACCATCGAGACGTTCGCCGAGCCGGGCAACGTCCCGACGTACGAACAGATCAATCTCGCGCCGCTCGGTGACGAGCCGGTCACGCTCTCGGCGACCGGGTCCCGCCAGGACGACGGGCAGGTGTTCACAGCCGGCGGGACGAACCAGGTCACCGTCACCATCGACATACTCAGTCACGACGTGGAGGCCGCCCGCGAGCAACTGCCCGACGGCTGGACGGTCGTCGGCACGAACGAGGGCGTGACGAAGGAGAGCGATACGGAGGTCTCCTTCGACACGGGGATGGTGAACGAGGCGACCACGAAGGGGGAGTCGGCGGAGTTCTCCTTCTTCGTCGAGGCGCCGAGCGACCCGGCGGCGAGCAACCAGTACTCCCTCGGGCCGACGGAGGTCAGGAAGAACAGCGGTGTGGACAACGCCGACACGTTCGTCCCAGTCTCCGGGACCTCCAGCACGGAGTACGTCGCCGCCGTTGGAACTGGGTCGCCGCTCTGA